The DNA segment GCGAACGCAACGGTTTGCATCGAAGCAACAGCGCGCGGACCGCAAAGCGTTGCGATTGAGCAAAGCGGCGATGCGCGCGAAGCATCGAGGCAACACTCCGAGCGCATGTCGGACACAGCTGCGCCGACATCATCGCCACCGCTGCGCTCATCCATTCGGATGACATTCTTCACGCACCATCGATCGCTGCGCGCATCGCGCGATGCCGACTGTCCTGCCACGCTGCGCAGCGCTTGCCACTGGCTTGCCGATCGCTTGCCGATCTCGCCGCGAGAGTCCGGCAGTGTGCCGCATGCCCGCTTAGAGGAATGCTTCGGCGACGCGCCCGGCAGCCCGAATTGCTGCAACACAAAAACCCGCAAACGACGGCTGCATGCGGCTTCGCGAGCAGCACGCCAGCCGTGCGCCGGGGCTGTCAGCGAGACCGGCGCGGCATGCCGTGCGATTGCGGCGCGGCGGCTACGACAGTAGATTGGCGTGCGCGCCCGCCGCCCGGACTGCGCTGCTTCGACGCAAGCGGCAGCACCGCGCGGCGCATCGCACCGGCACCTGCCGGTGGCAACGAACCTCAAAGGAGACATCATGCGCAACTCATCCCACCTGGCCGCTGTCCGTTCGCTGGTTCATCCGGCATTGCGTGCCGCGGTGCTCGCCGCCGCCCTGCTCGGCAGCGCCGCCGCGATGGCGCAGGCCACGCCCAGCGGCATGTGGAAGACCATCGACGACAGCACCGGCAAGCCGCGCGGGCTGGTAGAGATCAGCGAGAAGAACGGCGTCTACAGCGGACGCCTGGTGAAGACCTTCGTCGAAGGCGATGGCAAGCCCAGGATCTGCGACAAGTGCACCGATGCGCGCAAGGACCAGCCCCTGATCGGCATGACCATCCTGACCGGCCTGCGCAAGACCGGCGACAACGAGTGGAGCGGCGGCGAGATTCTCGACCCGGAGAACGGCAAGGTCTACAAGAGCAAGCTGTCGCTCGCCGAGGATGGCAACAAGCTCAACGTGCGCGGCTTCATCGGCATCAGCCTGATCGGCCGCACCCAGACCTGGGAACGCGACCACTGACCGGCGGCGGCTCATGTGACTCAGGGTTTCTCCGCGGTCGCCGGCAACGCGCAGCGACGCGGCCGGAAAAAAAAACCGGGCGGTTCTCACCGCCCGGTTTTTTTGTCCTCGATACTGCGCTTTACATCCGGTACCGCAGCGTCGCCATCACGCTGCGCGGGGCACCGGGCATGTTCAGGTTGGGACTGGTGCCGTGCGCCGACACGATGTAGCCCTTGTCGAACAGGTTGTAGACGTTCAGCTGCGCCTCGAACGCGCCGCGGCGGTACCAGGCCATGGCGTCGGCAGTGACGTAGCCGGGCAGGGTCACGGTGTTGAGCGGATCGGCATAACGCGCGCCCACCAGGTTGACGCCGGCGCCCACGCCGAAGCCGTGGCCCAGGTCCTTGGTCACCCAAGCGTTGCCCGAGTGGCGCGGCGTAATGGTGGCACGCTTGCCTTGCAGCGCGGCGGTGGACTTGGTGATGGTGGCATCCAGGTAGGCGTAGCCTGCCAGCATGCGCCAACCACCGCCCAGTTCGGCCGCGCCGGAGAGTTCGATGCCGTCGGTGCGCTGCTCGCCGATCGGCAGCAGTGCCGTGTTGGTGGCGTTGGCCACCTTGATATTGCTGCGCTCCAGTCGGAACACCGAGATCGTGGTGCTGGCCTTGCCGTTCAGCCAGTCATACTTGGCGCCGACTTCGGTGTTGTTGGTGGTCTCCGGCGCCAGGTCGGCGTTGTTGGCCGCCAGCGCAAAGGCCTCGCCCGACGGCTGGAACGACTTGCTCCACGACACGTAGTACGACTGCGTTTTCGACGGCTGCCACACCAGGCCGGCGCGCGGGCTCCAGGCGGTATCGGTGCGCGACAGGTCGCGCTGGCCGGCGATCCGGTTCTTGGTCTCCTGCTGGAAATTGTCGTAGCGCACCCCGATCAGCGCCTTCCACTGCTCGCTGAACTTGATCATGTCCTGGGTATAGAACGCCAGGGTGTCGAAGACGCCCAGGTTCGAGGTCGTCGGGTTGCCCGGCGCCAGGCGCGGCAGAGTCGGCAGCACCGGATTGAACAGGTCGAAAGTGCCCGGGACCGGCTTGGTGTTGTTGACCTGGTCCTTGTTCTGTTGCCCGATCTCCATGCCGTACAGGATCTCGTGCTCCATGCCCAGGAAGGTGGCCTTCTGGATCAGGTCGGTCTGGTTGAACCAGCCATGTTCCTCGCGGCGGACATTGCCGTGGTTCATGGTCAGCGTGCGTGCCGCTTCGTTGACCGCAGCGGTCAGCGTGTTATTGCGGTCCAGCGAGTAGTGGTAGTAGCGCGTGGCGTTGCGGATCGACCAGTTCTCATTGAAGCGATGGTTGATCGTGGCGGTGCCGGAGAACACGCGCGATTGCGAGTAGTCGGCATCGCGCGCGTTGGCCGCGCCGTAGTAGCGCGAGGCCGGCACGTCGACCGGGCGGCCCTGGTAGGCCGGGATGCCGAAGTCGGTGACGCGACGGTCTTCCAGGTAGTCGGCCTGGAACAGCACGGTGGTCTCGGGCGCCACGCGCAGCTCGAGCGACGGCGCAATCGCCTTGCGGTCCAGGAACTGCTGCGAGCGGTAGCTGTTGGCCTTCTCCACGGCGCCGGTGATGCGGAACGCGGCGGCGCCATCGGCGAACACGCGGCCGACGTCGGCCTCGGCGCGGCGATCGGCCCACATGCCGTAGCTCAGCGCGAAATCGGTGACGTCGAGGCCAGGCTTCTTGGTCACGCGGTTGATCAGGCCACCGGCCGAGCCGCGGCCGTACAGCACCGCCGCCGGGCCCTTGACCACTTCGACGCGGTCCACATTGGACAGGTCGCGGAAGTACAGCGCGTCGTCGCGGATGCCATCGACGAACTGGTCGGCGATCGCGGTGAAGCCGCGGATCGAGACCTGGTCGCGCTGGCCGTCGCCGTGCGAGAACGACACGCCCGGCACGTTCTTCAGCGCATCCTGCATCGACGTGGCGTGCTGGTCGCGCATCACCTCCGCGGTGACCACGTTGACGGTCTGCGGAACGTCGCGCAGCGGCGCTTCGGTCTTGGTCGCGCTGACCGCGTTGGGCGGGTTATAGCCGGCGCCCAGCTCGCGGCTGACGTCGGCCTTGACGGTGACCTCGGGCAACTGCGCCGCTGCCGGCGGCGTGGCCTGGGCCCATGCCGCCATCGGTTGCAACACGAAGCTCCCTGCCACTGCGGCGCAGATCGGGTGAAGTTTTATTCTCATTTCCCTGTGATCGACTGTAATAATTTTTAAAAATGCGACGCATTATCGATTACACGGAATGGAGGGGTCAACGAGATTGCGAATTATTCCTATTCACTTCGGTGCAGCGTTGTTTTGCGGTACGCGTTGACCGTGGGCAGTACGCTGGCGTTTGACTTGTGGGCTGACTCAGGCCAACTGCTCTACCAGCGCGTCGCGGGCTTCCGCAATGAACGGCGATTCGCTGCGGCGGGCGGGCAGCAGGAAGAACTCAGCTTCGGGAAGGCGCGGCAACCGGAGCCGAGCGACTGTGCCGCTGTCCAGCGGCGCGACGCCAGGCCCGATCGCCGACGCGTTCAGGCAGGACAACCCCAGTCCGGCTGCGAGCGCGAGATGCAAACCCGCCACGCCCGAGGCCGAGTGCGCGATCTCGAACGGCAGGCGCTTGCGCAGCAGCAGCTGCACCACGAACTGGTGCAGCGAGCAGGTGTCGGGCAGCAGCACCAGCGGTAGCGTGGCGGGCAAGGCGTCGGACTCGCCGGATGCCGCCACCCAGGCCAGCGGTTCGCGCCGCAACACGGTACCCCGCGTGCTCTTGCCCTGCGTGTCGCGGGCGCGCGGAAGGCGCATGCTCAGGCCGATATCGAAGGCATCCATCTCGGCGGCGGCATCAATCGCCGCGCTCTTCATCACCGTCACGTGCAGCCTCAGGTAGGGATAGCGTTCGCGCAGGCGCCGCAACATGCCGGCGATCTCGCCCGGACGGAAGTAGTCGGTGACGGCAAGCCGCAGCTCGCCCTCCAGCGCGTGCCCGCGCAGCTCCTGCAACGCCAGCTCGTTCAGCGCGAGGATGCGGCGCGCGTGCTCCAGCAGCCGCGCACCGGCCGGCGTCGGCACCGCGCCGTGCCGCCCGCGCGACAGCAGCGGCACGCCGGCGCGCTCTTCCAGCTTGCGCAACTGCTCGCTGACCGACGACTGCGACAGGAACAGCCGGGGCGCGGCGGCGGACAGGCTGCCGCTGTCGGCGACGGTGACGAAGGTGCGCAACTGGTCGGTTTCGAATCCACGCATGAGGGGGCTCCGGCAAGGGATGCAAAGGCAGCGAAGGTGCCATTGTTACTTCGGCAGATCCGATGGATCACATCGGATATTCCCGCTTTTCCGATATTACTCCGACTCCTAACATGGCATCACCTGCCCACGAAACAAGGAGTCCGCCATGCCCCACATCGTCCTGCATCTCTCTGGCGAGCCCGACGCCGCCCTCACCCGCCGCAGCGCCGCTGCCATCGCCGACCTGACCGCGAGCGTGCTCGGCAAGAAGCGCGACGTGATTGCCATCACCGTCCACTACGTGCCGCACGACAGCTGGATCATCGCCGGCGTGCCGCTGTCAGAGCAGGGCCGCAATGCCTTCCATCTCGATATCAGCGTCACCGATGAGACCAACACCAAGGCCGAGAAGGCACAGTTCATCCAGGCTGTGTTCGAGACCATGGCGGGCCTGCTCGGCAACCTGCATCCCGTCTCTTATGTGCACGTGATCGATGCCCGCGCGGCGGCGTACGGCTATGGCGGCCGCACGCAGGAGTATCGACACCAGCACGGATGAAGCGCGCGTCGGCTTCAGGCCTGCGCTATCGGCGCTGAAATCGGGCTGTATTTTGTGACCGGACTGGCCTGAAGCAATCGCGCGGCCCGCGGCTTGTACATTTAGTGCGTTGTTAACTAGTGTGGTTGGGTGCCGCCGGCACCCAACCCGGCCACCCTGGAATCCGACGCATGAAACACATCACCCTGCCCGACGGCGAGCGCATCCCCGCGCTCGGCATGGGAACGTGGAACATGGGCGAGACGCCCGCGGCGCGCGCCGAAGAGATCGCCACGCTGAGGCTGGGCCTGGACCTTGGCCTGCGGCTGGTCGATACCGCCGAGATGTACGGCGAGGGCCAGTCCGAGGAAATGACCGGCGAGGCCCTGGCCGGGCGGCGCGATGAAGCCTTCCTGGTCAGCAAGGTCTATCCGTTCAACGCCAGCCGCCGCGGCACCGTGCAGGCGTGCGAGCGCAGCCTGCACCGGCTGCGCACCGACCGCATCGACCTGTATCTGTTGCACTGGCGCGGCGGGGTGCCGCTGGAGGAGACCGTCGCCGCCATGCAAACGCTGCAGCGCGACGGCAAGATCCGCCACTGGGGCGTCAGCAACCTGGACCTGGCGGACCTGCAGGAGTTGTGGGACGCGCCCGGCGGCGAAGGCATGGCCACCAACCAGCTGCTATACAACCTGAGCCGGCGCGGCATCGAATGGGACCTGCTGCCG comes from the Cupriavidus sp. P-10 genome and includes:
- a CDS encoding DUF2147 domain-containing protein; amino-acid sequence: MRNSSHLAAVRSLVHPALRAAVLAAALLGSAAAMAQATPSGMWKTIDDSTGKPRGLVEISEKNGVYSGRLVKTFVEGDGKPRICDKCTDARKDQPLIGMTILTGLRKTGDNEWSGGEILDPENGKVYKSKLSLAEDGNKLNVRGFIGISLIGRTQTWERDH
- a CDS encoding TonB-dependent receptor, translating into MRIKLHPICAAVAGSFVLQPMAAWAQATPPAAAQLPEVTVKADVSRELGAGYNPPNAVSATKTEAPLRDVPQTVNVVTAEVMRDQHATSMQDALKNVPGVSFSHGDGQRDQVSIRGFTAIADQFVDGIRDDALYFRDLSNVDRVEVVKGPAAVLYGRGSAGGLINRVTKKPGLDVTDFALSYGMWADRRAEADVGRVFADGAAAFRITGAVEKANSYRSQQFLDRKAIAPSLELRVAPETTVLFQADYLEDRRVTDFGIPAYQGRPVDVPASRYYGAANARDADYSQSRVFSGTATINHRFNENWSIRNATRYYHYSLDRNNTLTAAVNEAARTLTMNHGNVRREEHGWFNQTDLIQKATFLGMEHEILYGMEIGQQNKDQVNNTKPVPGTFDLFNPVLPTLPRLAPGNPTTSNLGVFDTLAFYTQDMIKFSEQWKALIGVRYDNFQQETKNRIAGQRDLSRTDTAWSPRAGLVWQPSKTQSYYVSWSKSFQPSGEAFALAANNADLAPETTNNTEVGAKYDWLNGKASTTISVFRLERSNIKVANATNTALLPIGEQRTDGIELSGAAELGGGWRMLAGYAYLDATITKSTAALQGKRATITPRHSGNAWVTKDLGHGFGVGAGVNLVGARYADPLNTVTLPGYVTADAMAWYRRGAFEAQLNVYNLFDKGYIVSAHGTSPNLNMPGAPRSVMATLRYRM
- a CDS encoding LysR family transcriptional regulator produces the protein MRGFETDQLRTFVTVADSGSLSAAAPRLFLSQSSVSEQLRKLEERAGVPLLSRGRHGAVPTPAGARLLEHARRILALNELALQELRGHALEGELRLAVTDYFRPGEIAGMLRRLRERYPYLRLHVTVMKSAAIDAAAEMDAFDIGLSMRLPRARDTQGKSTRGTVLRREPLAWVAASGESDALPATLPLVLLPDTCSLHQFVVQLLLRKRLPFEIAHSASGVAGLHLALAAGLGLSCLNASAIGPGVAPLDSGTVARLRLPRLPEAEFFLLPARRSESPFIAEARDALVEQLA
- a CDS encoding tautomerase family protein, whose product is MPHIVLHLSGEPDAALTRRSAAAIADLTASVLGKKRDVIAITVHYVPHDSWIIAGVPLSEQGRNAFHLDISVTDETNTKAEKAQFIQAVFETMAGLLGNLHPVSYVHVIDARAAAYGYGGRTQEYRHQHG
- a CDS encoding aldo/keto reductase, with product MKHITLPDGERIPALGMGTWNMGETPAARAEEIATLRLGLDLGLRLVDTAEMYGEGQSEEMTGEALAGRRDEAFLVSKVYPFNASRRGTVQACERSLHRLRTDRIDLYLLHWRGGVPLEETVAAMQTLQRDGKIRHWGVSNLDLADLQELWDAPGGEGMATNQLLYNLSRRGIEWDLLPWLRQRGIPVMAYSPIEQSRLLGNPGLKRFARDHGMTAAQAALAWLLAQDGVIAIPKTGQRERLQENIGALSHPLSAAQLAELDRIFPPPDGPGALEML